One window of Corynebacterium accolens genomic DNA carries:
- the hflX gene encoding GTPase HflX has product MNKFSPQNSDSSASKDELLAQAFRDHADTPQETTPTSGDLDLAERNAFRRVTRETSIRAEDTTDGYEVEYRKLRLERVILVGVWTEGTVAEVEATMDELAALTETAGADVVEMIYQKRDKPDPGTFIGSGKVKELHDIVEATGADTVVCDGELNPGQLTALERALNTKVIDRTMLILDIFAQHAKSKEGKAQVSLAQLEYLYTHTRGWGGNLSRQAGGRAGSNGGVGLRGPGETKIETDRRRIRTEMARLRKELRGMKTAREVKRSRRQSSTIAQIAIAGYTNAGKSSLINAMTNAGVLVEDALFATLDPTTRRASLADGRQVVFTDTVGFVRHLPTQLVEAFKSTLEEVLAADIMLHVVDGSDPFPLKQIEAVNEVIYDIVSETGEQAPPEIIVINKIDQADPLVLAELRHVLDHEDVVYVSARTGEGIDELSARVELFLNSRDSHVKLQVPFTRGDVVSRVHAEGTVRSEEYTEDGTLVDVRLPATTARELAEFIVEEDS; this is encoded by the coding sequence ATGAACAAATTTTCCCCGCAGAATTCTGATAGCTCGGCGAGCAAGGACGAACTTCTCGCCCAGGCCTTCCGCGACCACGCGGACACCCCGCAGGAAACCACGCCCACCAGCGGCGATCTAGATTTGGCCGAGCGCAACGCCTTCCGCCGCGTTACCCGCGAGACCTCCATCCGCGCCGAGGACACCACCGATGGCTACGAGGTGGAATACCGAAAACTGCGCCTCGAGCGCGTCATCCTCGTGGGCGTGTGGACCGAAGGCACCGTAGCGGAGGTTGAGGCCACGATGGATGAGCTGGCCGCCCTGACCGAGACCGCCGGTGCCGACGTAGTCGAAATGATTTACCAAAAGCGCGATAAACCGGATCCTGGTACTTTCATCGGCTCGGGCAAGGTAAAAGAGCTCCACGATATCGTCGAAGCCACCGGGGCCGATACCGTCGTGTGCGATGGTGAGCTGAACCCCGGCCAGCTCACGGCATTAGAGCGCGCGCTCAATACCAAGGTCATCGACCGCACCATGCTCATCTTGGACATCTTTGCCCAACACGCAAAGTCCAAGGAGGGCAAGGCGCAGGTCTCGCTGGCGCAGCTGGAATACCTTTATACCCACACCCGCGGTTGGGGCGGCAACCTTTCGCGCCAGGCCGGCGGCCGCGCCGGTTCCAATGGCGGCGTCGGCCTGCGCGGTCCCGGTGAAACCAAGATCGAGACCGACCGCCGGCGCATCCGCACCGAAATGGCGCGCCTGCGCAAGGAACTGCGCGGGATGAAAACCGCCCGCGAGGTCAAGCGCTCCAGGCGCCAGTCCTCCACGATCGCCCAGATCGCCATCGCCGGCTACACCAACGCCGGCAAATCTTCGCTCATTAATGCCATGACGAACGCGGGCGTGCTTGTGGAAGACGCACTTTTTGCCACCTTGGATCCCACCACGCGCCGCGCCTCGCTTGCCGATGGCCGCCAGGTCGTCTTCACCGATACCGTCGGCTTCGTTCGCCACCTGCCTACCCAGCTGGTGGAGGCCTTCAAGTCCACCCTGGAAGAGGTGCTCGCCGCCGATATCATGCTGCATGTCGTGGACGGATCGGACCCGTTCCCGCTCAAGCAAATCGAGGCGGTCAATGAGGTCATCTACGATATCGTCAGCGAGACTGGTGAGCAGGCCCCGCCGGAAATCATCGTGATCAATAAGATCGACCAGGCCGATCCGCTTGTGCTCGCGGAGCTGCGCCACGTCCTGGATCATGAGGACGTCGTCTATGTTTCGGCGCGCACGGGGGAGGGCATCGACGAGCTGAGCGCGCGCGTGGAGCTCTTCCTCAACTCCCGCGATAGCCACGTTAAGCTGCAGGTTCCCTTCACCCGCGGCGATGTCGTTTCCCGCGTGCATGCCGAGGGCACCGTGCGTAGCGAGGAATACACCGAGGACGGCACGCTTGTCGATGTCCGCTTGCCCGCCACCACCGCCCGCGAGCTCGCCGAATTCATCGTGGAGGAAGATTCCTAA
- the dapF gene encoding diaminopimelate epimerase — protein sequence MKFAKGHGTENDFVIVEDFDAEAPLSPERVAALCDRRAGIGGDGLLRVVRAGALVDAGELAALPDGVDSADWFMDYRNADGSVAEMCGNGTRVFAHWLRSHDLVGEDAFTIGTRAGAKQVTVHSCDATAASVTVEMGPARVTGVSTASVGGESYAGLGVDMGNPHLAAVIPGLEPEALAAKDLTAPVYDESFFPGGVNFELVTPLREGHVHMRVFERGVGETQSCGTGTVAAATAALADAAQALGTVHVHVPGGEVTVEVYDGGTRLTGPSAIVATGETSL from the coding sequence ATGAAATTTGCCAAAGGCCATGGAACCGAAAATGACTTCGTCATCGTAGAAGACTTCGACGCCGAGGCGCCGCTCTCACCAGAGCGCGTGGCGGCGCTGTGTGACCGCCGGGCGGGCATCGGCGGCGATGGCCTATTGCGCGTTGTGCGCGCCGGCGCCCTCGTGGACGCGGGCGAGTTGGCGGCACTTCCGGACGGGGTGGATTCCGCCGACTGGTTTATGGATTACCGCAACGCCGATGGGTCCGTGGCGGAAATGTGCGGCAATGGCACCCGCGTCTTTGCCCACTGGCTGCGCTCGCACGACTTGGTGGGCGAGGACGCATTCACCATCGGCACCCGGGCGGGCGCCAAGCAAGTAACGGTGCATTCCTGCGATGCCACTGCCGCTAGCGTCACCGTGGAGATGGGCCCCGCGCGCGTGACCGGAGTATCTACCGCGTCCGTGGGCGGTGAGTCCTACGCCGGCCTCGGGGTGGATATGGGTAACCCGCACCTCGCGGCCGTCATCCCAGGCCTGGAACCGGAAGCATTGGCCGCCAAGGACCTCACGGCGCCTGTCTACGACGAGTCCTTCTTTCCCGGCGGGGTGAATTTTGAGCTGGTGACCCCGCTGCGGGAGGGGCACGTGCACATGCGCGTCTTCGAGCGCGGGGTTGGGGAGACACAGTCGTGCGGTACAGGCACGGTCGCGGCAGCTACCGCCGCGCTTGCCGATGCCGCCCAAGCCCTCGGCACCGTCCATGTCCACGTTCCCGGCGGCGAGGTCACCGTCGAGGTCTATGACGGCGGCACGCGCTTGACGGGCCCGTCCGCCATCGTCGCGACGGGTGAAACGAGCCTGTAA
- the miaA gene encoding tRNA (adenosine(37)-N6)-dimethylallyltransferase MiaA yields MRPIAVVGPTASGKSALGLALAHKLGGEVVNVDSMQLYRGMDIGTAKLSPAEREGIPHHQLDVWDVTETASVARYQQAALRDIEDIMSRGKTPILVGGSMLYAQALVDDWQFPPTDPQVRAKYEARRADIGTDALHAELARVDPAAAAIIEDKDPRRTVRALEVIELTGKPFKASQPPKNGPPRWGTKLLGLRTDSEWLNPRIEKRTRLMFEQGLVEEVEHLQDKGLVADSTAGRAIGYAQVLQAQRGELTWEDAVERTITGTRRYVRRQRSWFNRDKRITWLDAAGDTTAQALYALGR; encoded by the coding sequence ATGCGCCCCATCGCAGTAGTTGGCCCCACCGCATCCGGCAAATCCGCGCTCGGGCTGGCCCTTGCCCATAAACTGGGTGGGGAAGTGGTCAATGTCGATTCTATGCAGCTATACCGCGGCATGGATATCGGGACCGCGAAGCTTTCCCCCGCAGAGCGCGAAGGAATCCCGCATCATCAGCTCGATGTCTGGGACGTGACGGAGACTGCTTCCGTAGCGCGCTATCAGCAGGCGGCCTTGCGCGATATCGAGGACATCATGTCCCGCGGCAAGACTCCGATCCTCGTCGGCGGATCCATGCTCTATGCCCAGGCGTTGGTGGATGATTGGCAATTCCCGCCGACCGATCCGCAGGTACGGGCCAAATACGAGGCCCGCCGCGCCGATATCGGAACCGACGCGCTCCACGCGGAGCTCGCGCGCGTCGATCCGGCAGCCGCCGCTATCATCGAGGATAAAGACCCCCGCCGCACCGTCCGGGCGCTCGAGGTCATCGAGCTGACCGGCAAGCCCTTTAAGGCCAGCCAGCCGCCGAAGAACGGCCCGCCCCGGTGGGGGACCAAGTTGCTGGGGCTGCGCACGGATAGCGAGTGGTTGAACCCGCGCATCGAAAAGCGCACGCGCCTCATGTTTGAGCAAGGCCTCGTCGAGGAAGTCGAGCACCTGCAGGATAAGGGGCTTGTGGCCGATTCCACCGCGGGCCGCGCGATTGGCTATGCGCAGGTTCTACAAGCCCAGCGCGGCGAGCTGACGTGGGAAGATGCGGTAGAACGCACGATTACTGGCACCCGCCGGTACGTGCGCCGCCAGCGCTCCTGGTTTAACCGCGATAAGCGCATTACCTGGCTCGATGCCGCGGGCGATACCACCGCCCAAGCTTTGTACGCGCTTGGGCGCTAG
- a CDS encoding DUF349 domain-containing protein, giving the protein MSPTPTPGSMPKKGPRPTAKPVPVQSPSKNDPAKWGRVDADGSVFVSAPEGERKIGEWQAGSAQEGLEHFGARYDDLATEIELLEARLRANPSEAAGIKQTAAELRETLPTAAVIGDIAALDRRLAAVIDHSVVAGEQAQAEREKRRQDAIAAKEKLAAEAEEIAENSTEWKAAGDRIRAILEEWKQIKGIDKKTDDGLWKRYSRARDSFNRRRGSHFADLDRARAAARKKKEELVERAEAIQDSTDWGPTARAYRDLMAEWKAAGRAPREVDDQLWAKFRAAQDRFFDARNAVNDERDREFAENAKAKDALLAEYDSLIDPSQSMDKAKAKLRELQEKWEEIGFVPRNQVREYESKIEQLEKRVTQAEESEWRRTDPEAQARVAQFQAKVEDFKAQSAAAEAKGKEKKAAELRAQAEQWQEFADAAANAVNDK; this is encoded by the coding sequence ATGTCTCCCACCCCTACCCCAGGTTCCATGCCCAAGAAGGGCCCCCGCCCCACAGCCAAGCCCGTGCCCGTGCAATCACCGAGCAAAAACGACCCGGCCAAGTGGGGGCGCGTCGATGCCGATGGGTCCGTCTTCGTGTCCGCCCCCGAAGGCGAGCGCAAGATTGGGGAATGGCAGGCAGGCTCTGCGCAGGAGGGCCTCGAGCACTTCGGCGCCCGGTATGATGACCTAGCCACCGAGATCGAGCTCCTAGAGGCTCGCCTGCGCGCCAACCCCAGCGAAGCCGCAGGAATCAAGCAAACCGCCGCCGAACTCCGCGAGACCCTTCCTACCGCTGCGGTCATTGGCGATATCGCGGCGCTGGATCGCCGCCTCGCGGCGGTTATTGATCACTCGGTCGTGGCCGGTGAACAGGCACAGGCGGAGCGGGAAAAGCGCCGGCAGGACGCGATTGCGGCAAAGGAAAAGCTCGCCGCAGAGGCCGAAGAGATTGCCGAAAATTCCACGGAATGGAAGGCCGCCGGCGACCGCATCCGCGCCATTTTGGAAGAGTGGAAGCAGATTAAGGGCATCGATAAGAAGACCGATGACGGCCTGTGGAAGCGCTATTCGCGCGCCCGCGATTCCTTTAATCGGCGCCGCGGTTCGCACTTTGCGGATCTCGATCGCGCCCGCGCGGCCGCGCGAAAGAAGAAAGAAGAACTCGTCGAGCGCGCCGAGGCCATCCAGGACTCCACCGATTGGGGCCCCACCGCCCGCGCCTACCGCGATCTGATGGCGGAGTGGAAGGCGGCCGGCCGCGCCCCGCGCGAGGTCGATGACCAGCTGTGGGCGAAGTTCCGCGCCGCACAGGACCGCTTCTTTGATGCCCGCAATGCGGTCAACGACGAGCGGGACCGCGAGTTCGCCGAAAACGCCAAGGCAAAGGACGCGCTGCTTGCGGAATACGACAGCCTGATTGACCCATCGCAAAGCATGGACAAGGCCAAGGCTAAGCTGCGCGAACTGCAGGAAAAGTGGGAGGAAATCGGCTTCGTGCCCCGCAACCAGGTGCGCGAGTACGAATCCAAAATTGAGCAGCTAGAAAAGCGCGTCACCCAAGCGGAAGAATCCGAATGGCGGCGCACCGACCCTGAAGCGCAGGCTCGCGTGGCCCAATTCCAGGCCAAGGTGGAAGACTTCAAGGCCCAGTCCGCGGCTGCGGAGGCTAAGGGCAAGGAGAAGAAGGCCGCGGAGCTGCGCGCGCAGGCGGAGCAATGGCAGGAATTTGCCGATGCCGCTGCCAATGCCGTCAACGATAAATAG
- a CDS encoding GNAT family N-acetyltransferase: MHLVQIARPTQVAEAEPADCIRSFVFWANLAAQEASGDAAASTSPSRVVHRLQGSGESQTYLFAVVDGPATLGPVSELGLPQIPATAPSPELDYVGFIHISLPLLEERNAAEIECVLCDLPLPGEPLDAKGHKVATWMGDTALKITQQLGRSVAHVGLLHPPETSPEYDAMAEVYQSLGFTRRHSERQLAIDIPEHPAAALFPPGLSAAVWQDYAIPEVHIDDVMRLLTVASADADTGTLSTEPIVWSRQRLEEAHQRLRSRRGHTLLIALIDNADGIVALTELARHEAADPEVCEWTLTVTDRDHRRQGLAQLAKLTALREVNQAWPQVRRCYCSVAAGDAAMNALYARLGAREISQSSAWELHL, from the coding sequence GTGCACCTCGTTCAGATTGCGCGCCCGACCCAGGTAGCCGAGGCTGAACCGGCGGATTGTATCCGTTCCTTTGTTTTCTGGGCAAACCTGGCGGCGCAGGAAGCAAGCGGGGATGCGGCGGCCTCGACCTCGCCTAGCCGCGTGGTGCACCGCCTGCAGGGTTCGGGCGAATCGCAGACTTACCTTTTCGCGGTGGTCGATGGCCCGGCGACGCTCGGGCCCGTCTCCGAGCTCGGTCTGCCCCAAATTCCCGCTACCGCACCGAGCCCCGAGCTGGACTACGTGGGATTTATCCACATCAGCCTGCCGCTTTTAGAAGAGCGCAATGCCGCGGAAATCGAGTGCGTCCTGTGCGATCTGCCGCTGCCCGGAGAACCGCTTGATGCCAAGGGGCACAAGGTGGCTACCTGGATGGGAGATACCGCCTTAAAAATCACCCAACAGCTCGGTCGCAGCGTCGCGCACGTGGGCCTGCTGCACCCACCGGAGACTTCGCCGGAGTATGACGCAATGGCGGAGGTCTACCAATCCCTGGGCTTTACGCGGCGCCATAGCGAGCGGCAACTAGCCATCGATATTCCAGAGCACCCGGCTGCCGCCCTCTTTCCACCCGGGCTTTCGGCCGCGGTTTGGCAGGACTATGCCATTCCGGAGGTACATATCGACGATGTCATGCGCCTTTTAACGGTCGCCTCGGCGGATGCCGATACCGGCACCTTATCCACCGAGCCCATCGTGTGGTCCCGGCAGCGGTTGGAAGAAGCGCACCAACGCCTGCGCTCGCGGCGCGGGCATACGCTGCTCATAGCGCTCATCGATAACGCCGACGGCATCGTAGCGCTCACGGAGCTAGCACGGCACGAGGCCGCAGATCCGGAGGTCTGCGAATGGACCCTCACCGTCACCGACCGCGACCACCGCCGGCAAGGCTTGGCGCAATTGGCAAAACTCACCGCCCTACGCGAGGTCAACCAAGCGTGGCCGCAGGTGCGCCGCTGCTATTGTTCCGTCGCAGCCGGCGACGCCGCCATGAACGCGCTGTATGCGCGGCTCGGGGCGCGGGAAATCTCCCAGTCTTCTGCCTGGGAGCTGCACCTTTAG
- a CDS encoding Rv2732c family membrane protein: protein MRERNTTTAAQEAAQAERRAAQTMDLRGQKVTLWIAVAAYIVYLIVPYAGSAHGWQALSFGTTEDGVKISLMETVSAWLALLGVGVLTTATLLTRRATLGLIAWMMVTVSFFVNLWGFWYRGSTADGPAIGMWVGMLATFLAFLGFSLVALRRSPEQRAAEEKVRASAGQLDEVGKFQSDIASPQPQEMLVDDRRKQAAERHRHQQEG, encoded by the coding sequence ATGAGAGAGCGAAATACCACCACCGCCGCCCAGGAGGCGGCACAGGCGGAGCGCCGAGCAGCACAAACCATGGATCTGCGTGGGCAGAAAGTGACGCTGTGGATCGCTGTGGCGGCCTATATTGTCTACCTCATCGTTCCTTATGCCGGCTCCGCCCACGGGTGGCAGGCCTTAAGCTTTGGCACCACCGAGGATGGGGTGAAGATCTCGCTGATGGAGACCGTCTCCGCGTGGCTCGCGCTACTTGGCGTGGGCGTGCTGACGACGGCAACCCTGCTGACCCGCCGCGCCACGCTCGGTCTGATTGCGTGGATGATGGTGACGGTTTCTTTCTTCGTTAACCTGTGGGGCTTTTGGTACCGCGGCTCCACCGCGGACGGCCCGGCCATTGGCATGTGGGTGGGTATGCTGGCGACCTTCCTGGCCTTCTTGGGCTTTAGCCTCGTCGCCCTGCGCCGCAGCCCGGAACAACGCGCGGCAGAAGAAAAGGTTCGCGCCTCGGCGGGCCAGCTGGATGAGGTAGGCAAATTCCAGTCCGATATTGCGTCCCCGCAGCCGCAGGAGATGCTTGTCGATGACCGCCGCAAGCAGGCCGCTGAGCGCCACCGCCACCAGCAGGAGGGCTAA
- the miaB gene encoding tRNA (N6-isopentenyl adenosine(37)-C2)-methylthiotransferase MiaB — MEQTIPETRTYEVRTFGCQMNVHDSERISGLLEEAGYAAADEATEPDLIVFNTCAVRENADKRLYGTLGALKKTKENHPGMQIAVGGCLAQKDKDTVLDNAPWVDAVFGTHNMAALPTLLERARHNEEAQVEIVDSLEAFPSVLPAKRESAYAGWVSVSVGCNNTCTFCIVPSLRGKEEDRRPGDILAEVQALVDQGVSEVTLLGQNVNAYGVNFADPEMPRDRFAFSKLLREVGKIDGLERLRFTSPHPAEFTSDVIDAMAETPAVCPQLHMPLQSGSDKVLKDMRRSYRTKKFLRILDEVREKIPNAAITTDIIVGFPGETEEDFQATMDLVRRARFASAFTFQYSPRPGTPAAEMENQVPKEVVQDRFERLVALQDSIQAEENQKLVGTEVELLVQAEGGRKNDETHRMSGRARDGRLVHFSPIDANGADISAEIRPGDVVRTKVTGAGSFFLLADAAVATHTRTKAGDMSASGQTPTTAPIGVGLGLPGIGKPAGAAAADSCGC; from the coding sequence GTGGAGCAGACAATTCCTGAAACCCGTACCTATGAAGTCCGAACCTTCGGCTGCCAGATGAATGTGCACGATTCCGAGCGCATTTCCGGCCTGCTGGAGGAAGCTGGCTACGCGGCCGCAGACGAAGCCACGGAGCCGGATCTCATCGTCTTTAACACGTGCGCAGTCCGCGAAAACGCCGACAAGCGCCTCTACGGCACGCTGGGCGCATTGAAGAAGACGAAGGAGAACCATCCCGGCATGCAAATCGCTGTGGGCGGTTGCCTTGCACAAAAGGATAAGGACACCGTCCTCGACAATGCGCCGTGGGTTGATGCCGTCTTCGGAACCCACAATATGGCAGCGTTGCCCACCCTCCTCGAGCGCGCCCGCCATAACGAGGAAGCTCAGGTCGAAATCGTCGATTCGCTAGAGGCATTCCCCTCGGTATTGCCCGCTAAGCGCGAATCCGCCTACGCGGGCTGGGTATCGGTGTCCGTGGGCTGCAATAACACCTGCACCTTCTGCATCGTTCCCTCCCTGCGCGGTAAGGAAGAGGACCGCCGGCCGGGCGATATTCTGGCCGAGGTACAGGCGCTGGTGGATCAGGGAGTTTCTGAGGTCACCCTCTTGGGCCAAAACGTCAACGCCTATGGCGTGAATTTCGCCGATCCAGAAATGCCGCGCGATCGCTTTGCTTTCTCGAAGCTGCTGCGCGAAGTGGGCAAGATCGACGGCCTCGAGCGCCTGCGGTTTACCTCCCCGCACCCGGCGGAATTTACCTCGGATGTCATCGACGCCATGGCGGAAACCCCGGCGGTGTGCCCGCAGTTGCACATGCCGCTGCAGTCCGGCTCGGATAAGGTCTTGAAGGACATGCGCCGTTCCTACCGCACGAAGAAGTTCCTGCGCATCCTCGATGAGGTCCGGGAGAAGATTCCGAACGCGGCGATTACCACCGATATCATCGTTGGTTTCCCAGGCGAGACCGAAGAGGACTTCCAGGCCACCATGGACTTGGTCCGGCGCGCCCGCTTCGCCTCGGCGTTTACCTTCCAGTATTCCCCGCGCCCTGGCACCCCTGCGGCGGAGATGGAAAACCAGGTGCCTAAGGAAGTCGTCCAGGACCGCTTCGAGCGGCTCGTTGCGCTGCAAGATAGCATCCAGGCAGAAGAGAACCAGAAGCTCGTGGGCACTGAGGTGGAGCTCTTGGTCCAGGCTGAGGGCGGACGCAAGAACGATGAGACCCACCGCATGTCAGGTCGAGCTCGGGATGGGCGCCTCGTGCACTTTAGCCCCATTGATGCCAACGGCGCGGATATCTCGGCCGAGATTCGCCCCGGCGACGTCGTGCGCACCAAGGTCACGGGTGCAGGCTCGTTCTTCTTGCTTGCCGATGCCGCAGTAGCCACCCACACCCGCACCAAGGCCGGCGACATGTCGGCTTCGGGCCAAACCCCCACTACCGCTCCGATTGGGGTGGGCTTGGGGCTGCCGGGCATCGGCAAGCCTGCTGGCGCTGCCGCAGCGGATTCTTGCGGCTGCTAA
- the recX gene encoding recombination regulator RecX has translation MNQPAPEKLEQLRQALEAYEKGEAGGGLFDREAEEAKLKVRSRALGLLDQRSRSRQELYDRLVQAEFDPEVVDEVLDDLAHAGLIDDAAFAAEWVRQRHKRRGKSRSVLDRELREKGVSQEDRDEALSQIDAADEEAMARALAEKKARGVKSVPVDRKEREKALRRIVGVLARRGFNEGMSLNIAISALEERCEELSSP, from the coding sequence ATGAATCAACCCGCCCCTGAAAAGCTAGAGCAACTCCGCCAGGCCCTTGAAGCCTATGAAAAAGGAGAAGCCGGGGGCGGGCTTTTTGATCGAGAGGCCGAAGAGGCTAAATTAAAGGTTCGGTCCCGCGCATTGGGGCTGCTTGACCAGCGTTCGCGGTCCCGCCAGGAATTGTATGACCGCTTAGTACAAGCCGAATTCGACCCTGAGGTGGTTGATGAGGTCCTCGATGACTTGGCCCATGCGGGCCTCATTGACGACGCCGCCTTCGCCGCCGAATGGGTGCGGCAGCGGCATAAGCGGCGAGGAAAATCGCGCAGCGTCCTCGACCGCGAGCTCCGGGAAAAGGGAGTAAGCCAAGAAGACAGAGACGAAGCCCTCTCCCAAATTGACGCCGCCGATGAAGAGGCGATGGCCCGAGCCTTGGCGGAAAAGAAGGCGCGCGGCGTGAAATCCGTTCCTGTGGATAGGAAGGAACGGGAAAAGGCCTTGCGCAGGATCGTGGGCGTATTGGCGCGCCGCGGGTTCAACGAGGGTATGTCTTTGAACATTGCCATTAGCGCCCTTGAGGAGCGTTGCGAGGAGCTGTCTTCTCCTTAA
- the recA gene encoding recombinase RecA: protein MATKKKSSSAATKGDDRQKALDAAMAMIEKDYGKGAVMRLGDDDRPPIKAISSGNTAIDVALGIGGFPRGRIVEIYGPESSGKTTVALHAIASAQKDGGIAAFIDAEHALDPQYARLLGVDTDNLLVSQPDTGEQALEIADMLVRSGAIDIIVVDSVAALTPKAEIEGEMGDSHVGLQARLMSQALRKMTGALYNSGTTAIFINQLREKIGVMFGSPETTTGGKALKFYSSVRCDIRRIQTLKDGQDAIGNRTKLKVVKNKVSPPFKIAEFDIMYGEGISRESSIIDLGVENGFIRKSGSWFTYEGDQLGQGKEKARSFLKDNSDLANEIEKKIFQKLGIGEEAANAEEATAMDVPGSDDPLTDESVDLVPNVDFDDD from the coding sequence ATGGCAACGAAAAAGAAATCATCCTCCGCCGCAACCAAGGGAGATGACCGCCAGAAGGCGCTAGATGCCGCGATGGCCATGATCGAGAAGGATTATGGCAAGGGCGCCGTTATGCGCTTGGGTGATGATGACCGCCCGCCCATCAAGGCCATTTCTTCCGGCAACACGGCAATCGACGTGGCGCTGGGCATCGGTGGCTTCCCGCGCGGGCGAATTGTGGAAATCTATGGCCCAGAGTCTTCCGGTAAGACGACGGTGGCGTTGCATGCCATTGCCTCGGCACAAAAAGACGGCGGCATTGCAGCGTTTATCGATGCCGAGCACGCCCTCGACCCCCAATATGCACGCCTGCTAGGCGTCGACACCGATAACCTCCTCGTGTCCCAGCCCGATACCGGTGAGCAGGCCTTGGAAATCGCGGACATGCTGGTGCGCTCCGGCGCTATCGACATTATCGTTGTGGACTCCGTGGCGGCGCTGACCCCAAAGGCGGAAATCGAAGGCGAGATGGGCGATAGCCACGTCGGCCTGCAGGCCCGCCTGATGTCCCAGGCCTTGCGCAAGATGACCGGTGCGCTATATAACTCCGGCACCACCGCAATCTTCATCAACCAGCTGCGCGAAAAGATCGGTGTGATGTTCGGTTCCCCGGAGACCACCACCGGTGGTAAAGCGCTGAAGTTCTACTCCTCCGTGCGCTGCGATATCCGCCGTATCCAGACGCTGAAGGATGGCCAGGATGCCATTGGTAACCGCACGAAGCTCAAGGTGGTAAAGAATAAGGTTTCCCCGCCGTTCAAGATCGCCGAGTTCGACATCATGTACGGCGAGGGCATTTCTCGCGAGTCCTCCATCATTGATCTCGGCGTAGAAAACGGCTTTATCCGCAAGTCCGGCTCCTGGTTTACCTATGAGGGCGACCAGCTGGGTCAAGGTAAGGAGAAGGCTCGTTCCTTCTTGAAGGATAACTCTGACCTTGCCAATGAGATCGAAAAGAAGATCTTCCAAAAGCTCGGCATTGGGGAAGAGGCGGCAAATGCTGAAGAAGCTACCGCCATGGATGTCCCCGGTTCCGATGACCCATTGACGGATGAATCCGTAGATTTGGTCCCGAACGTCGACTTCGATGACGACTAA
- a CDS encoding DUF3046 domain-containing protein: MRLTEYHQLVVDEFGESKGAWISHSHVLSELNGTPDDLIERGVDPRRVWIGLCDDFDVPHERRLGVDYPTL, encoded by the coding sequence ATGCGATTGACGGAGTACCACCAACTGGTTGTGGATGAATTTGGCGAATCAAAAGGGGCGTGGATTAGCCATTCGCATGTTTTATCAGAGCTCAATGGAACGCCGGATGATCTTATCGAACGTGGCGTCGATCCCCGCCGTGTCTGGATAGGGCTGTGCGATGATTTCGATGTCCCCCATGAGCGACGTCTCGGCGTAGATTACCCAACTTTATAG
- a CDS encoding biotin transporter BioY gives MQKNSVATTIAYVAVFTALVIVLAFVSIPVGTAGVPIVLQNAALILSGLILGGKRGGYVGLLFLFIGLALPVLAGGGTTLRALAGPTVGYIIGYVLSPIAAGAIAYRAPRGKGGMTVVFAIAAIVGLLVQYTCGAIGLMVRSGLNVGPAIAAQGPFVLVDTAKLIVAVIIAVGVHSAFPDLMGRKAS, from the coding sequence ATGCAGAAGAACTCCGTGGCAACCACCATTGCCTATGTAGCGGTATTTACCGCCCTCGTTATCGTTTTAGCCTTCGTTTCTATCCCCGTAGGCACCGCCGGCGTGCCCATCGTCTTGCAAAACGCCGCGCTCATTTTGTCCGGCCTCATCTTGGGCGGAAAACGCGGCGGCTACGTTGGCTTGCTATTCCTCTTTATCGGTTTGGCATTGCCCGTTTTGGCAGGCGGTGGCACCACGCTCCGCGCGCTTGCCGGCCCCACCGTGGGATACATCATCGGTTACGTACTCTCCCCCATCGCAGCCGGCGCCATCGCTTATCGCGCCCCGCGCGGAAAGGGCGGCATGACCGTGGTTTTCGCTATCGCAGCCATCGTAGGCCTTCTCGTGCAATACACCTGTGGCGCGATCGGCTTGATGGTTCGCTCCGGACTAAACGTCGGACCGGCCATCGCGGCGCAAGGCCCGTTCGTCCTCGTTGACACCGCAAAGCTCATCGTGGCCGTTATCATCGCCGTTGGTGTTCACTCCGCATTCCCCGACCTGATGGGTAGGAAGGCCTCCTAG